Below is a window of Myroides profundi DNA.
CGACTACATCACTCTGCCAATACTCCTTCGTCTCTATATCTAGAATAGAAATACGCCCTAAAAATGCTGCTCCTGTATCTATGTTCCAGACATTAGCAAAGTTCATAGGATACTTAAAACCATAATTAGTAACAGGTGTATGTCCTATAAAGATTTCATGATAATGTAATAATCTCTTCGGATATCTAATGTCTTCCTTACTAATCGTTGTATCCATAGATAATACCATCTCCCATAACGTTCTATCCCAATAAAAGCCTTCTTCAATATACTCGTCCTTCACTCCTCTTAAATTGGTAAAGCCTGCATGAACGAAAAGTCTATTGCTCTCATCGATATAATAGTTCTGTAAGTTTCTAAAGAAATGGAGATGTTTCTCTCTCATTTCTTTTGTGATATTGTCTAAAGAATAAGACTTAACAGAGGCGTCTCCTCCATTGCCTTCCCATAGTTTATTCTCCTTACCTGTTTCTAACCAATTCACTAAAAGCGTCTCATGGTTACCTCTTAAGAAAGTACAATTATGTGTCTCCTTCAAAGCTAATAAATACTCTACTACCTTCTCAGATTCACTCCACCCATCTACATAATCTCCTAAAAAAATTAATTTATCTGAAGGGGTTACTTTTGCGCGTTCCATTACTTGTAATAGCGCCTTATAACCACCGTGTATATCTCCTATAACTAGTGTTCTACTCATCTATTTCTGTTTCGTATTTCAGTTTACGCAAG
It encodes the following:
- a CDS encoding metallophosphoesterase family protein, translating into MSRTLVIGDIHGGYKALLQVMERAKVTPSDKLIFLGDYVDGWSESEKVVEYLLALKETHNCTFLRGNHETLLVNWLETGKENKLWEGNGGDASVKSYSLDNITKEMREKHLHFFRNLQNYYIDESNRLFVHAGFTNLRGVKDEYIEEGFYWDRTLWEMVLSMDTTISKEDIRYPKRLLHYHEIFIGHTPVTNYGFKYPMNFANVWNIDTGAAFLGRISILDIETKEYWQSDVVAELYPDEEGRNHK